A window of Phaseolus vulgaris cultivar G19833 chromosome 4, P. vulgaris v2.0, whole genome shotgun sequence genomic DNA:
CTTTTCGAATTTGTCCTTCAATAcctgaattaattaattttggatTTTGCAATATATTTATATCTTCATTTTTTGTGTGCTAGACACTTAAAATAGAAAGCTTggattttcaaatttaatttttttttacttcaaatTGTTTAAAAAGCTAATTCAAAAGTATTCGAATTATGGATTagtaaaaaaaactcaaaaaaacataataaaaaaatattttgttctatATATTTcgtgataaaaaaaacaaagtattaatgattttccaattttttcaaaatatttttgtttagaaaagattggagatattcaaaatatattaaacaagaTATTTGGAAAACTCAATTTAGGAAAAGATCGattttaaagatataaaaaaaaacaaggacGGACAAAGTATGCAGATTCaagtcttttcatttttttgacATCAAATCTCTTTGATTGAACGCAATTTTAGTAGATATATGAATTCATATGATTTTGTTTAACAATTATAAGCAAAATTTGTTACTCATTCAACACGGTCGTCACACCGTGTAGCATGAACAAAATTGTAGATGCTGAAAGAGTCTACTACATACTACAATTGTATTAACCATTGTTGAAtcaataaacacattcaatatGAATTTTATTACGGACTTAATAAGTCTTATTAGACCATCTAGCAAATATATGTTATAGACGCTCAGACTGTTTATCAAACTGTCTATCATTAACTTATGCTATAGACACTCAAATCATCTATTAGACTGTCTAATGAACATATGTCAGATCATTTATCATGAACTTGTTTTGTACACACTCAAATAGTCTATTTATGTAGAAACATTGTTCATATCTTACAATATACAAGTAAGACATTCAAAcattttgttatcatcaaaatagAAAGACATAAACTAATAGACCGTCTAGATATCATGAGACGTTTATGGGCTTAACAAATCGTTATACAAATAATTCATATTGTCCAAGGTGTCAACAATCTCCCCTTCCTTTTCTGATGACAAAAACAACTTTTAGTGTATCTTAGAACATATTTCAACAATCAAAGCATATTcaaacaacaaaatatatcaataaGCAATTAGACGTTGTTTTCTCACCCTctcttttattaaataaaaatgcgTAGCAAAAAACTTGATCTttagaaagcataaaggtaACAAACAAAACCATTCTTTAAGAAAGTAAGAAATCATGAATATATGATTGAAATTCCTTTAAACATATCAAACAAGAAAGTTGCTCAAATCAAGAAATGAATCAAGGGATATAGTCTGTAGAAAAATCATTTTCAACTCTTAGGTGTTTAGGTTTGTCTATGTCCACTTAAAGGAATTTAATGCAAGTAAACACTACCATGAACTTAACAAGACTTTAATATCCTCAACATTTGAGCAACATTCATTCAAAGATTAAGAGATTTTAATATAGGTTGTAATGAATGCAAGGTGAAGACAATATGGGATAGTAGGTTTAAGATCTATATACTAGAAAAGAATTGGAGAATGAACACAACTGTCTTTTTGAAACACGTTTTAATATAtttctgtttcttttttttgttcttGTGATTTTTGTAAGCATTTCTcattttttcatttgttttttattttttgtgcatatctttttttattttctttttcaataattatttaCTGAAGTACATCTTCACGGTTGTTCAAGAACCTATcctcaaaatataaattaaggaTTTATTAATTGCAAAAACAAATGATGAACATCAAGAACAATGAAAATAAACAgtagaaaattaaagaaaatgaagaacacATGAGAAAACACAAGAACACAACTCGAAAATTCCAAGAATTCAAGAAGACAACAAAAAAAATGGGATTAAGGCTTATCTGAACCATGTTGCCTTGCTCTTATCCACCTACTGCAATCCAGTTTTGTAGTGGCTAAATATGTTGGGATGATCATCAATATAGGCTATTAATTTTTTTGCTAAAGAGAAAGACAACTTCATGAagtgaaattttataaataagaaatactttttatattatCTTGTTAGACACTCTATAGGTATTGCAGAAAGAAGATTCAACATTATTGCTTGTAGAGATTTTACTTTTTTACATGGAATAACTTGTATATTATACACTTACTTAGTctctgttttttatttatataagagaACTTAAAGTATATAGACATATTAAATAATATCGTTGGGTTTGCTTTCAAATCTTTTTGTTCTTGTCTTAATGCTTTATCACAAATTAATAATCTTTTAGTCGACATTGTTTTGTTGCACTCAACTTGTTAGGCAAGGGATAACACATTTACTTTGAACATCTTTATTTTCCTTACACTACCAAATTGAGCATAGAATAAAATAAGTTGATCTACTATGTCACATTCAACATCGAAGTCTCTAAGCTAAGTCTTGTAAAGAGGAGAATGtctacaaaatataatttgtaacTAGTGTTACACACGTGTCTTCTTTACATTTCATTCTAAAGACCTGATTGTAACTATAACAAAGTGGGAACGTTACAGagaaatttcttcctgcaccataacAATTTTAACctaaacaatattattttttcaaatttccaaaattatccTTAATCCATATTTGAAAATcagaaaaagtaaataaaatcaaaacataaaaaaactaaGTTCCGgacaaaaaaaatcagaaaacaattaaaaatgcATTCCGGTTGAAAATTTCCAGAATTTATAAAAATGTGTTCTAGAGatcaaaatccaaaatatttccaGATAAAAGATTCcgaaagtaatttttatttacaatcTCCTTTAAAAGTAAAGGTTATTTCCATCATTTAGAAGGGGCATTTTGTCATTCTCAATAGCAGATTTGGTGTATGTTTGAATTGATATGGTACAGGGAGAAATTGCTAACGTTACATTCAGTAGACCCGATTGTAACTATACTCAAGAATATGAtcaaagaataataataaacacAATGGCTACCCCACCATAATTAGGCCGCATAATGAAAATACTAATACTAGCAGTAGAATTTAGCATTAAAGTAACTACGGGCAACCAGAGATACGAAGTTCACTAGAAAATAAAAGGATGTTATCGGTTGCAATTGTAGTAAAACAGAAAAGAAGCCAAATGTACCCCTTTTCAATAAATCCTGTCtggataaaataaaacatatttcttGAAGCAAAATCTCGAACTAAACCAACTGAACCTAAACAAAAATAAGGCATCTCGTAAACCAAACATAAATGCATCTAGTGAAACTTGAAAAGAGTAAATAAGACCTATTTCTTCTTGTCTCCAGCTCCACCAGCCCTACAAAAATGATAACATAAGAAATAGAAACTAGCAAAAAATATCACAATAACATAGAAAACTACCACAAAATACCAAtcacattaataaaatatataaaatgttgaCAAAAGAACATAGAACTACCTCATCTTCCTGAGAACATTGGACATctcttctctcttcttcttGGCGCGTTTATGGGTTCCAAGCTTTCTCTTTGCAACCTTGAGTGCCCTCTTATCTTTTCCAACCTTGAGTAACTCAGTTATACGCTTTTCATAAGGTGCAAAGCCAGCAACCTCTCTGATGAGGTTCCTCACAAAGTGCACCCTTTTGCTGGTTTTCtgttatgtaatatataaaataagcaTATTAAGAAAAATGTGGTGGTAAACAAAGGATTTAACCACGCAGCTTTTGTTCTtctcttttatttcatttaacaCATGAAAATTCAAGAGATTTTAACTATATTAAATGTCTCTTGTAAAGTCAACCAACCTATTTCAACCAGTACACACAAATCTCTCTTCCGGATATGAGGCTACACTATTTAACAGGTTTTCAAACACTTAATAAACTCGATTATTTTAAGATAtgaaaacaacaacaaaatctgTAAGGTCACTTGCACTCTTTACACAAAACAACCGCTCCCAGCTCTGGAAAACTCTACAAAGTAAACACAACCAGAACACAAGTAGCTTCTTTATTATCCTAAACAATCGAGGCACATAAAAACTTCATGCATTCATCATTCCATCTAAAAGCACAGACACTACATTGATTAATACTTTGATTCGAGCAACAcgtaaaattcaaaatttacagACATGAAACTACATAGTCCAAACAAcatctaaatttaaattaacttaaattaaattaatcttACCCCTTTGCGATCGGAGGGCCGTGGTGGCAACTCCTTCTTGGTGACAACATGACCCTTGTTCAATCCAACAAACAAACCTGTACTAGGTGGTTTGGGAGCCATTTTCCTGTCCCAAAACAAACACGATTCAAAATCGTTACAAGTTTACAAAATAATAAGCTAATACAGCGGCAAAAGAACTTGTGTTAAAGCGATGGGTAAGATGAATTTGAAAAGCACGAGACATTACCTCTCTTCCTCGTTGGAGGCTTCAGAAACCCTAACACTGCGGTGAAAGAGGGAACTAGGGTTCTTCGTGGATCTCCTTAGGCTTTTATACGAGAGGCTCAAATTGGACATGGATCCACTCTCAGGTGACATTGAGCCCGGCCCATAACAATTTACCAAGTTCAAACCCTTTATTTCTACcccatttaatttaatttatatttttttctttattttatgaGGTACCTTAATTTATTTGTTAGTGTGAGGGATGCAtagatttatatttttgaattactgtcttaaaattaaaaaatatactaacactaaatttaaagagttaaaaaaaatatttactcaaatttgatttttagggaaatttgttttaaaaaaatcagggactaaaattaattataaacaatttttttaatatatattatatcataACTAAAATTCATTATAAATAACGTTTTGtagtatataaaatttaattttaaattataataaatattttataatgtcataattattatttttaattatttattatttttcaaagttggtttaagataaatatataaattgaaagaaataaaagGTTTAGTAAAGTGCTAAAAAAtgttctaattaaaaaaaatacttaaaaattattttgttgaaGAAGATCATAAAGATGTTCATCAATTCACCTATGTTTGgttgtaaagaaaaaaattaaaagaaagatagagaaaagaaaaggaaataaaGACAAGTGAATCAGAGTAAAGATATATTTGTTTGttggaagaaaaaataagattaatttaaaaaaaaaatcatttttaaaaataatgaataaataatgtaaaattaagTAATTGTATAGTTATAAAGTTACTAATacatttattatgaaaaatatattattttactttatacGTCCCATTTTTTCCTCTCATACTTGAGTGGAAAGTAAAATATGTGAGATGGAAGTAACATCTCTTTTTGTCACTTTCTTTACGGTTGAAAAGGGAAGTATTTTCGTTATGTTAATTTCCCAATATcaatcattttctcactctagTTTCCCTTCAAATGAACCTTATAGAAAGGTACatctttaattataatttatttgttataaaaaccaaaatttataaaatttaaataaatattttagaataaatttattttacaatttatatataatttatgtgacttaaatttaaaaaaacattttaacttttaatttttataaataagggtaaaatatctcatttaaaaaaaactagttaattttataaatgattgaataaaatttaaaagattttcaAAGTATTTCGCAAGATAATAGTTGAAAAATGTTTCCAAAAGGTTTCATAAGAAATTTTTAAGAGATCGTGAAAGACAAATACAAACACAAAAAGGAGACAACAAAATACTAGGATTTTTATACTAGTTCTCTTCAGTATTAGGTTACATCAAGTTCTCTTTTACAAATTGTAAAAGATTCtactaattaataattaataaatgattgcaaatatttttacttttgacTTATAGTAAGTTCACGTATGATTACAAAGATAACTCTTAGTAGAGACAATGAAATTATTAATGTTCTTTGCTATAAAGTGTAGACATTATTGAGTGAAGGTTTTACAAATAAGAAACACTCTTCTTTATTGTCTTATTAGACATTCTATAATTTTGCACTTAAAAAAGCATTTTAACATTATTGCATGAGAGAACTTTATTTTATGTTGAGTTCACTTATAATCATTAGTCTTTTTCTAATGAAAGAGCTTTTGTGTGTGTCTTAAATAAGATCATTGAAGTTTGACGTGCAAATCTTTTAACCCTATGTCAGTGCTTTACCAAaggttttgatgataacaaataatataaaaaatttggtTTATCTAACAAGTTCGTTTAAGTGTGAACCAGATTAAGTCCCTTTAGTCAAGAATAGATTTAAGTGTGCCATTTGTCAAACACAGAATAGGCATAAAGCTTGAACTACATTATACGACTAAAAATTAAACCCCTTATAAAGAAATGGCAAAGATATGAAATTTAGGCGACTTATGAAGAAGCGACAAGCACATAAAGAGTTGGATGACCTTATTATTAGCATATAACTGTAATGCAACATTGCATGCTTAAACGATTGTATACCTTTTCAAAGAACAATCTCACATATTTCAAAGTAGAACCTAACACACACAACAACTTACTTTTTAAGTGATGTACGCTTATTTTAGTGTGGTGAGTATGGAAAACATAATTACTTAGGTAAAGGGTGTACTTTTCCTCAAGAAAAGCAGTATAAAAGTGAAGTGTTAGCTACAAGTTAAATATCCTACTAGAAATCTTTAACACAAATGACAAAGTAGAAGCATTGAGTCACAACAAATTTTTTTGTGATGCCTATAAATAGAAACATCTCATGCACATGAAAGATTGATGGCAACAACGaacgaaaaaaaaaaggtgTATGCCTACACATTCTCTCAAAGATTCTGAGTTTTTAGAGAAATCACCTTGACAAGGGCCTCTCAAGGCTCTCAAGATGCCAAGGAAGGTCCTTTCCAAGCCCTTATAAACAAGACTAAAACAGAAGAGATGCAAGCTTTTAAGAAGGTGAGTCTTGGAAGGAGATCTAATCTTTTTGGCTAGCTTTTTGGTGGGTTATGTTGCGAAAAGGGTGGGGAACATATAGCTAGGTTATGTGAAATTTGAAGGCGTTACGGTGGTGGAAAAATGGAAAGGTCGAATGATCTTGGATAGGTGCTTGATAGAAATCTTGGAGAGTTTATTTAGTGATTTGGTGTAGATGGTTAAGTGTTGTGTTTGGTCAAATATTGTTTAGGGTTTTGGGGTGTATTTTGATGGCTAAAAAGAATACACAATTAAATGTAAGAACtggaatggaaaaagatgacAATGGATGAAGAATGCTCTATGGAAAATGGGAATGGAAAAGAACTAAGGAATGGTGTAGGATTTCCTTATCAATGGTGTACACATCCTAGGGACAGGGCAAACATGACCCTTGAGGAACTCTTGAAACTCTCCTTGGATTCTCTAAATAGGTAAGAGGGGAGAAGGCTCTAACGCATGTTAACTTCAGGGTTTTCTTATTCTACCCTAAGTTAGACTTATCCTAGAAAACAAACaccaaaattatgaaaaaatgatcAAACAAGGCAACACAAGTTGTAGATTTCTGTCTTTTAATTCTtcaatattttaacattttttaagagTCTTCTTTGCTTAATGAATTTCTTCCTCTAACTCCTCAGCTCTTCTCCTTGTAAGAACTCCTCTAGAAGCCTTTTAGATGGCTTGCACTCTTCTATCCTTTTTCCTTTAACTTAGATTTGTTTCTTTTAATCACTCCATCTGGTGTTGGTGTCCTTTGAACCATGATCTCATAACATCTTCTAGACCACTTTGTAAAAGAGAGTTCATATTTGTAAATTCTTCATGTATGTGAAGTTATGTCTTAGAATAAGGAGTGATTGTAATTGATATTCACTCGTTTTATTGTGAAGCTTGTAAACAAAATTCTATTTGTTATATAGCTTAGAGAGGTTTTATGTACTTTTCCTAAAGAGATCTTGTTTATTTATCCTTAAACTCATGGGAGTTTAGCGAATAACCTAGTTAGACTTTGTGTACTCTTGTAAGTCATACAAAATAGTGAAAATACTTGTAAACAATATTTGTTTAATGGAACCATTTGAGTTTGGTATTGGAGAACTCAATTTAGCATAGGTTACATGtaaaccaatataaaaaaaaaaagtgttttctaTCCCTTTCTATTTCTTGTACTTTGATTCTACTGGCCATcattaaaacaattttgaaatattttgtcaACTCTTTTATCAAATCATCATATGGTTTTCTATAAGCATCTAATGGGCATTATTACGAAAATCTTCCAAGGtagtcttaattttttttttcaaactccGCTTTCTAAAAGGTAACTTTCTTTTTCAATTGGTATTAAAACTAACCTCTTACGACTAGTTCTTTACAGAAAAAAGGAAATGATTCTTACCACCATGAAAAATGAACACTTCAAGAAATGATTTATccgtataataataattattaatattaataataacattaatattattattaataataacactatcattaatattaacattatcattaatattaatattaacattatcattaatattaatgttaatattaatgatagtgttattattaataataatattaatatcaatattattattattacaattattaaaaatattttgtatgtaaTACTTTATATACGGATACAATCCTATGTAATTATTCCTGCTTTATGACATCAAAATTACATACTGAttaaatctgtatgtaattacTTTTGCCTTACATATagaaaaattcatatataacGTCTATTTACGTactaaattaaatttgtatgtaaatattcgtatgtaatcacttttggcttacatacgaaaaaatctatatgtaatcacttttgttcttatatacagaaaaatccgtatgtaatcaGTTTTATTCTTACATATgaaaaaatctgtatgtaatgcactacaagaaaataacaatttagtcaCCGAATTCAGCGGCCGAAAATAAGTGGTCGCAATTTGCAACCGAAATAGCCATTGAATACCCGTAATGTTAAATTTGCGACCGAAATAACAACCAACTGAATTATTAATGATGTTAGTTAGTTTTGCGATCGAATCAGCGACCGAACTTGAAGTGACAAAATAATTGGTTGCTAAAGTggtgttgttttgaataaattgGAAAAATATATCTGTGACCGAATTAGCCACCGATTATGTTTCTTTTTTAGTCACCGATTTTAATTCGGTCGctaaatattattgtttattttctgccaCCGAATTAGTCACCGAATATGTTTATTGTTTAGCCACCGATTTTGCTTTGGtcgctaaatataattgtttatttttgccATCGAATCAGCCaccaaatttattattttttagccaccgatttGTTTGTGATCGCTAAATATAATTGCTTACTTTTTACACCAAATCAGCCactaaatacatatattttttagcCACCGAATTTCTTTTGGGcgctaaatataattgtttattttattactactactaataaaaataataataattcatttttattttaaaaaactatacaaGGATCACACTCTATATATTCATGAGTGGTCATGAGTTtgtaatttcataaatttaaagaaaattaattaaatattatttttaaaatatcaactcaaataaaaattataattaaaagtacataacaaaatattattattaataaaattaattctttaaaaaaaaattacgccacataattaaatttaaataaaattatctcttctaaataactttaattttataaaagtaaataaattttcagaattaaattttaaataattttttaattattaatatttttttattaatagcaCTTTTATCACttgtttctataaaaaaaagttgtttaaataaaaattattaatagagATAATAAGTATATGCAAGTTAGAAACCATGAAATTTGTATtagtatgaaaaataattaaatgattaaaatatccatatttattattataggtatttaaatacttatttaatatttatttttgaatgtGTATGGCTACATAGTTTTATTCCtttctaataataaataatgtaatGAGATAAAATATTGAGATGTggattcaaaatcaattttcttttacgtattgaaaaaataaataatgtaattaGATAAAACATTGGGATGTtgattcaaaatcaattttatatattttattttatctattgaAAATTTGTGTGTCATAAATtcttgaatattattattattattttaaaatagttttctCACTGTGTTCTTCTTCAAGCTTCAAAGAGTTGGTTTTGGCTTTTTGGGCATTGAAGTGGgtaaattttcataaaacaaaGAACCATTAAAGAAGGAGGAGGAAGCTGTAGGTGGTGATTGTGGTGCGAACGAAGGTGCGAGAGGAGGAGGAGGCGTCGCCGCAAACGAAGACGAACGGAGACGGGAAAGGAGGCGCGAGCGGAGGCGAACGGAGACGCGAACGGAGGTGTGAGCAGAGGCATGAACAGGGGCACAAACGAAGGTCTGCAAGTATTTTCTACCATATTATACTCAAGTTAATGTCCCAATGCAATTTCTTATGAACTATTAAATTATGAATGCATATGAAGCAATGTACCGTTGTTAATatgttttttgagtttttctGATTGGACATTATCCATATATGATTTATATTAACTTGTTGGGTTTAATTGGATGTAAACTGTGTCTGAGTTTAAAGCCAAAAAGAAGAACTGTTTAGTTTAGTGTCTCTGATTCCTTTCCCGTATGGATAGTACAACATGAGGACAAAACacattcatataaaaaaaatgcaaattgaACTCATTCGAGATTAATGCTTTTTAATTGTCTTTGTATTCTAAACCAAACTAGTAAATA
This region includes:
- the LOC137837211 gene encoding large ribosomal subunit protein eL36x-like, with the protein product MSPESGSMSNLSLSYKSLRRSTKNPSSLFHRSVRVSEASNEEERKMAPKPPSTGLFVGLNKGHVVTKKELPPRPSDRKGKTSKRVHFVRNLIREVAGFAPYEKRITELLKVGKDKRALKVAKRKLGTHKRAKKKREEMSNVLRKMRAGGAGDKKK